A single genomic interval of Eurosta solidaginis isolate ZX-2024a chromosome 3, ASM4086904v1, whole genome shotgun sequence harbors:
- the LOC137246690 gene encoding GTP-binding protein 1-like, giving the protein MRAQARNGVSSLQDYFPVVAVVGNVDAGKSTLLGVLTHGELDNGRGHVRQRLFRHKHEMETGRTSSVGNDILGFDSIGNVVNKPDHETLDWVKICEKSAKVITFIDLAGHERYLKTTVFGMTGHAPDFGMLMIGANAGIVGMTKEHLGLALALSVPVFVVVTKIDMCPPNVLQDNLKLLFKILKSQGCRKVPVMVKSADDVVLSATNFVSQRLCPIFQVSNVTGENLELLKMFLNLLTTRMTGQDNLPAEFQIDDTYSVPGVGTVVSGTCLEGLIKLNDTLMLGPDALGNFIPIAVKSIHRKRMNVKEVRGGQTASFALKKIKISQIRKGMVMVSSELKPQACWEFEGEILVLHHPTTISSRYQAMVHCGSIRQTASIINMSKDCLRTGDKAHVKFRFIKHPEYIRVGQRMVFREGRTKAVGNVLKPITNSVAVQHRMKPNKMQARGQSQGQGSSQAEQQKQKNRIYTNGKQLSTADNDDMKASLHGVLEGSIDKRDTRGAKHQKRNSSHTASTVPIGGVGAGSLNDSQAQTNSSHITAKK; this is encoded by the exons ATGCGAGCTCAAGCAAGAAACGGGGTATCCAGTTTACAAGATTATTTCCCAGT TGTTGCCGTTGTTGGTAACGTCGATGCGGGAAAGTCTACATTACTTGGCGTACTTACACATGGTGagttggataatgggcgtggccaTGTGCGGCAAAGATTATTTAGACACAAACATGAAATGGAAACCGGACGCACCAGCTCCGTTGGAAATGATATATTAG GTTTCGATAGCATTGGAAATGTCGTTAATAAGCCTGACCATGAAACTCTCGATTGGGTGAAGATATGTGAAAAATCTGCAAAGGTTATTACATTCATTGATTTGGCTGGGCATGAACGTTATTTGAAAACAACTGTATTTGGCATGACAGGTCATGCTCCAGATTTTGGAATGTTAATG ATTGGTGCAAATGCTGGTATCGTTGGTATGACCAAAGAGCATTTGGGATTGGCTTTAGCATTATCCGTACCAGTATTTGTGGTAGTGACCAAAATTGATATGTGTCCACCGAATGTTTTACAAGATAATTTAAAACTTCTTTTCAAAATATTAAAGTCACAAGGATGTCGTAAAGTACCTGTAATGGTTAAAAGCGCCGATGATGTTGTATTAAGTGCAACTAATTTCGTTTCTCAGCGCTTATGTCCAATTTTTCAAGTTTCAAATGTAACGGGTGAAAATTTggagttattaaaaatgtttttgaatttgttAACAACACGAATGACTGGACAGGACAATCTTCCGGCCGAATTTCAAATTGATGATACCTACTCAGTACCTGGTGTGGGCACAGTTGTTTCTGGAACGTGTCTTGAAGGTCTTATTAAGTTAAATGACACACTTATGCTGGGCCCAGACGCATTGGGAAATTTTATTCCAATTGCTGTAAAGAGCATTCATCGAAAACGGATGAATGTTAAAGAAGTTCGTGGTGGTCAAACTGCTAGTTTTGCACTGAAAAAGATTAAAATATCTCAAATACGTAAAGGAATG GTTATGGTTAGTTCTGAGTTGAAGCCGCAAGCTTGTTGGGAGTTCGAAGGTGAAATTCTTGTCCTCCATCACCCAACTACTATATCCTCGCGTTACCAAGCCATGGTACATTGTGGAAGTATTCGACAAACAGCATCTATTATAAATATGTCTAAAGATTGTCTACGTACTGGTGATAAAGCGCacgttaaatttcgttttattaaaCACCCTGAGTATATACGAGTGGGACAGAGAATGGTGTTTCGAGAAGGGCGTACGAAAGCAGTGGGAAATGTTCTTAAACCTATAACGAACTCAGTTGCAGTGCAACATCGAATGAAACCAAACAAAATGCAGGCACGCGGTCAAAGTCAGGGTCAAGGCAGTTCACAAGCtgaacaacaaaagcaaaaaaaccGAATATATACAAATGGAAAGCAATTGTCGACGGCGGACAATGATGATATGAAAGCGAGTTTGCATGGAGTGCTTGAAGGAAGCATTGACAAACGCGATACGCGGGGCGCTAAGCACCAAAAGCGTAATTCTTCACACACTGCGAGCACAGTCCCAATAGGTGGAGTAGGCGCGGGCTCTTTAAATGATTCGCAGGCTCAAACAAACAGTTCACATATTACTGCAAAGAAGTAA